The nucleotide sequence GAAGCAGCGAACAAACCGATCCGACACCCATCGTTGTGCACCCCGTAGATGGTAATCGAAATAGTGCAGATTGAGCTGAAATGTCCCATCAGTTTCCAAATGGACGAGATCCGCAAAGGCCTCACGCAACACCTGCGGATCGCCATACGACGCCAGCGCCATGACTTTCCACTCATCGGAGTTCGGTTGAAAACCGAGATGATGAGTAATCGCCGAATAGAGAAAACCGAGAGAGTGCGGAAATTGTATATTACGAAGCAATGTCAGACGATTGCCTTGCCCGACATAGAAACTGCTGGTCGACCACTCGCCGATTCCATCGACGACCAGCACATTCGCTGCAGCAAACGGGCTCAGGAAGAAACTGGCGGCGTGCGCATGATGATGGTCAACGTAGACGACGGACACGTTGCTACGGAAAGGAAAGACCTTCCGCAACAGGTGCCGCAACCGCACCATACACGGATAGCGCTTCAGAAAGGGGTAATGCAAAGACGCACCCCGAAACAATTGGAGCGATTTCGGAAAATATCGCAACACGTGCCGAATGATTTGTTGCGGTTCGATCCATGGATTCCAATAGTACGCAATCTGTGAAATGTCGGCGGCATCAACACCGCCCTCTTGCAGACAATATTGAATGGCCAGTGCCGGAAGCCATCCATCATGTTTCTTGCGAGAGAACCGTTCTTCTTCAGCCGCCGCAATAATCCGACCGTCGTGAATAAGCGCCGCTGAAGCATCATGCCCAAAACAGTTGATACCAAGGATATACACGGCGCGTAGGAACCACAGAGATGGGAGGCTGTCAATCAGATGGTGCACAAGCGTGCCGGCGACGCATCTTATTGCCCACCCCCCGCAACACGGCCAACTCCTCCGCCAGGCGCGTGAACGCGGGGAGGTCGAGAGATTGGGCGCCATCGCTGGCGGCAGCGGCTGGGTTGGGGTGGACTTCGATCAGTAGGCCGTCGGCGCCGGCGGCGGTCGCGGCCTTGGCCATGGCGGGGACATAGGCCGCATGACCGGTGCCGTGCGACGGGTCGACGATGATCGGTAAGTGGGTGAGCTCTTTCAACACGGGAATGGCGTTTAAGTCCAAGGTGTGTCGCGTCGCGGTCTCGAAGGTCCGGATGCCGCGTTCGCAGAGGATGACATGCGGGTTCCCGCCGGCGAGGATGTATTCGGCAGACAGCAGCCATTCCTGGATCGTCATGCTCATCCCGCGCTTCAACAACACCGGACGATTCAACCGCCCCACTTCTTTCAACAGCGGATAGTTTTGCGTATTGCGCGAGCCGATCTGGATCACGTCGGCGTATTCCGCGACGGCGCCGACGTCGCGCGGGTCGAGCAGCTCCGTGATGATCGGCAATCCGGTGACTTCGCGGGCCCGCGCTAACAGTCGCAGCCCCGCTTCGCCGAGGCCTTGAAAATCATACGGACTGGTGCGCGGCTTGAACGCCCCGCCGCGCAAGGCGTTCGCACCGGCCGCCTTCACAGCCACCGCGACTTGGAGCAACTGGGCTTCGTCTTCGACGGCACACGGACCCGCCGCGAGGAAAAACGCGCCCCGACCGACCAATGCACCTGCCGCCCCGACCGCTATTTGCGTCGGCTGCGGTTGCGCTTCACGACTCGCTAATGGATAGGGTGCGTTTCCCACGGCCCGCTGATTACGAAGTGACGCATTTATTGTCAACCAACGGCTGACAAAACCTTGACAAATTTCCTCGCTTCCTTCTTTTATGATTTCGACATGGGTCCCTTTGACAAGGTGTTACGAATTTCGCGGCAGCTCTGGATCGTCGTCGTCATGGGCATCGTTCTCCACACCACCTCAGCGGCATCCGAAGCCGAGCCGGCATGGGTCGCGCAACTCACTGCAACACTCGGCAACGGCGCGCTGCTCGTGGAAGACCAGTCGGGCCGCACCGTACTCGACTTGCACGCCGATGAAACATTCGTCCCCGCCTCAATCCTCAAGCTCGCCACCTCCGCGTGCGCACTGTTGACGCTGCCAAATAATTACCGCTTCCAGACCAGCTTCCACTACGGCACCAATGGCGTGTTATACGTGAAGGGCTTCGGCGATCCGGCGCTCACGTCGGAAGAGTTGGCCCAAGCGGCGCGTGGGTTGCGCGGGCGCGGCGTCCACGACGTCCGCGGTATTGTGCTGGACGACTCGTTCTTCGCGCCGCATCTGGCCATCGACGGCCAATCCGCATCGGCCAATCCCTACGACGCGCAAAACAGCGCATTGTTGGCGAACTTTAATACCATTTTTATTCGCAAGGCGAAGAACGGCCAAGTCGTGTCGGCCGAACCGCAAACGCCGATCACTGCAATGACGCTTGACCTGGCGAAGGGACTACGCGCGGGAACGCATCGGATCAACGTCTCGCGCGATTCCGGCAAGGCGCTGCTGTACGTCGGACATCTGTTGAAGGCATTTTTCGAACACGAGGGCGTCGCGGTGGCTGGTGAAATCACCGCCGGCCGCGTGCCGAACGGACTGGCGGCCACGTACGTGCATACCTCGTCGCAGTCCCTCCCGCATTTAATCCGTGCATTGCTCGAAAATTCTAACAACTTAATGACCAATCAACTCTTCCTCACGATGGGCGCGCAAAAATTCGGCCCACCCGCGACGGTCGAGAAGGGGCAAGCGGTGATGCACGAGTGTTTGAAGACGCAGTTCGGGTGGCGAAACTTCGTCGTGATGGAAGGCTCCGGACTCTCGAAGCAAAACCAAGTCACCGCCCATCAAATGATGCGCTTAGTCCGTTTCTTCGAACGCTATCGCGACCTCGTCCCAATGAAAGAACCCCCGTTTCAGGCCAAGACCGGCACGTTGAATGGCGTCTCCACACTGGCCGGATTTTTCGACACCCCAAGCCGCCACCACTATCGCTTCGTCTTAATGCTGAACGCCCCCGGTGTCGGCTATTGGTCGAAGTTCAAAGTCGCCAAACTCCTCTACGACGGCCTCTCCGGGACGATGCTGAGTAAGAAGTAACACAACAAAATATCAGGTTGTATGACCACAATTTATCGGATATATTGAGTTCATGTTCTCCAGATATATAACCATCAAACATGACTATAGTTTTTTCTTCTTTGGCCCCAGAGGGTCGGGAAAATCGACCTACCTGCGCCAAACTTTTGGGAGTCGGCCGCAGACACTCTGGATCGACTTACTCGACCCCGATGAAGAGGCCTTATTCCAAGTCGACCCGAATGAGCTAACGCGGCGTTGTCAGCCGCTGCCCGCCGGGACTTGGGTCGTGATCGATGAAGTGCAGAAGGTGCCGCGGCTGCTCAATCTCGTCCACAAACTGATTGAAGAACGCTCGCTCTACTTTGCGCTGTCCGGATCATCGGCGCGGAAGCTGCGACGCGGCGGCGCGAATCTGTTGGCGGGTCGGGCGTTCGTCAATCACCTCTACCCCTTTACGGCGCAAGAATTGGCGGGGCATTTTGATCTGCATCGCGCCATGGCCTGGGGGACTTTGCCAAAGGTCTGGTCCTTTGATGAAGACGCACTCAAAAAAAACTTCCTGCAGGCATATGCGCATACCTACTTGAAGGAAGAAATCCAAGCGGAGCAGATCGTGCGCAACTTGCCCACCTTTCGCAAATTCATCGAAGTCGCCGCACAAATGAACGGGCAACCGATCAATTGTTCGAAAGTCGCGCGCGAAGTTCGCACCGATCACACCGTCGTCCGCACGTATTTTGAAATATTGGAAGATACGCTGCTGGGCTTCCACGTGTCGGCATACGCCCACTCGCTGCGCAGGCAACAGCGACAGGCGCAAAAGTTTTACTTCATCGATTGCGGCATGCTCCGGGCGCTGCAGAAGACGCTCGACCTGCCGGTGCGACCCAAGACGTACGAGTATGGGCGGCTCTTCGAGCAATTCGTGATCAGTGAATGCTTCAAACACTGTCAATACCGGGCCCGCGATGAAACGTTACAGTATCTCCGCACGAAAGACGGTGTAGAGGTCGATCTCATCATTAGCCGCCCGGGGAAAGCCACGCTCTTCATTGAAATCAAATCGACCGATCAGATAATGGAACAGGATTGCTCCTCATTGGCCCGGATCACGAGTGGGCTCGACGACAGCACGGCGCTCGTGGTTTCTCAAGACCCGCATCGCAAAACGATCGGTCACGTCCAGGTCTTCCCATGGCAGGAATTTTTCACGGCCTTCTTGGGGGATCGGCTATAAAGGATCATTCGAGGAGTGCCGGTTCTACTCACTCTCGAACAACGGCACGGAAAACCCTTCCTGCAGAGCGGCGCGGGCGAGGCGGGTGTCGAGAGTGACAAAACTGTGCCTGGTGGTCTGATCGGCGCAGGCCACCAGCGCCGCTGCGAGTTGCAACGCATCGGCGGATTTCAACGGAGGACGCGCAGCAGTCGGATGGCGCGGCGCTTCACCGCCTCCACGTCGGTCACGAAATGGAGCCCCGCCGCAATCCCCTCCCACACTGCGAACGCCCGTTCGGCCTGCGTATGGCGGAGCCGCCGCTCGCGTTGGAGACGCGCGAGCGCGGACGCGACTTCGACCGGCGTCAACGTCCACGCGACGATCGCGTCGCTCCGCTCGTAGAGCGTGAGCACCGCGCCGCTCGATCCCTCCCGCACCACTAACGGCAAGCAGGCCGCGGCGTCCCAGAAGTTCACAACCCCTCCTCACGCTCTGCAAGCAAGGCCCGCACCGCCCCGCCTTTCACGCCTTTCAGGATTCGCTGTTCGATCCACTGCCGCGTCGGCCGCCGCCGCGCCGCCGGCGTAATCACCCCGCGCCGCTCCAGCTCGGCCAAGAATGCCGCATCATCCCCCGGCACGCCGTGGTGGCGCGCGGGACTTAAGCGCGCGACGGGGCGATCCCGGTCCATCACGAGGACTTCCTCGCCCCGCCGCACCCGCCGCAAGACGGCGCTCAGTTGATTCTTGAGGGAGGAAATATTGATCGTTGACATAGCCAGAATATAGCGCCGCTATCAGGCCATGTAAAGGCCATGTTAATGACAGATAACGCCGTCACGTGTCTGCTTGACGATGTTCCATCTCAATACGGGGGGTCGAGATCGCGTGTTGGGGGGCCCAGGGTACGCGGTCACGGCGCCATCGAGGCGCCGCGCCGCTCACCCTCGCCGATTTCGTCGTTATATGCCGCACGGGGAAATCGGCTGCGAGAGCCCCTGGGCCCCCCAACACGCGATCTCGACCGTTGCACCATCAGGCGCCGGGGCAGACTGTGCCGATGGACAGCCCCTGCATTGTGATGGTACTCGCTTCAATATGCCCATAGCATGTCGAAATACGGCGGTTAGAACGAGAAACCGTGCTGGCATGCATCCAACATGCTATCTCTGCGGCACGCCGATCATGGGACATTCCTCGTACGACCATGTCCCTCCAAAACAATTTTTCCCTGATGTACTGAAAAAGGCCCCGAATCTCGTCACTTTGCCAACTCATGAACACTGCAACAAGGAGTTTCAGCGTGATGAGGATTATTTTCGCCTGTCGCTCGGCCCGCTTGCAATGAAGACAACAATGGGGAGCCTATTATGGAAAGACATTGCAAGGAGTATGAAACGTAAAGCGGGACTGGGCCTGGTTCGTCAAGTATATGCTGAATTTCAGCACAGGACGCCTGGAGGGATCTATTATCCACCACGATGCATCGCTAAACATTACGATGCTCAACGTATCACGCGAGTGGCGTGGAAAATCATCCGAGGGCTGCATTGCCATACCATCAATAATGAGTTCGTCCCCGAAAATGCGGCGCATTACATTTCCTTGCTCGATCCGGCACAGCCACAGGCCGATTTCATTAATCAATTGCTGCGCTTGATCACGTCACAGGAGGAACATGGACACCACCCGAGAGTACTTGCATATAAATTCAAAGAAGCATGTGATGAGGCCGTCAGACTTTATGCATTCGGCATAAGACTATGGGAGCATTTTATTTTTCTCGCAATGTATGATCTGGGCTCGCGTGTCGCTGCGCTCGTCGACGTGGATTGCCCAGCTGAAAGTGGAGGTCCGGCAGGGGCGGAGGGCGGTCCCTCGGGCGAGTCTGAGCGGTAAGGACACCATCGCGTAGCGATGGCATGGTCCGCGTCGCGAACCGAAATCACTATCAGAACACGATGAACCATCGCCCCCTCCCCGGCCCTCTCACCCCACGATTTGCAGATTGGCGTATTGGACCATCAGGGTTTTCAGGCCGGCGCGGTCGAATTGGACCATGACTTTTTGTGCAGCACCCTGCCCTTCGATCTTGCGGATCACGCCGGAGCCGAAGAGCGGGTGCATCACGTGGGTCCCGATCCGCAGCGTTGCGGCTTGCTCTTCCGGGCTTCGCTGATCGTAACAGGGGCTCACGTCGCCCCCTCCACCGGCAAAGCCGGATGGAGCCTCCCCCTCAACGCCGCTGTGCGGCTGGTGACGGATGCGTGACTGGTGACTCGCGGTCCGTGCCCCAGCCACCAGCCACGAGTCACCAGTCACGCGTTTCGAGTCACTAGTCACGGCCCCTTCCGGCAGCTCTTCCAGGAAGCGTGACGGCACGTTGTACTGTTCGCGGCCGTACAGACGGCGCCGCTCCGCGTGGCAGAGATACAGCTGTTCGCGCGCGCGCGTCATGCCGACGTAGCAAAGACGCCGCTCCTCCTCGAGTTCGTCGGGATCGTCGAAGGAGCGCGCGTGCGGGAATAAGCCCTCTTCCATCCCGACGACGAACACAATCGGGAATTCGAGCCCTTTCGCCAAGTGGAGTGTCATGCAGTGCACGGCGCCGCCTTCGTTTTCCAATCCATCCACGTCGCTCACCAGCGAAACTTGGTCGAGGAACTGTTGCAACGGTGTCGCCTCCACGGTCGGATCATAGGCCGATTCGGCCAACGCGCGTCCGAGTTCTTCGAGATGCGCGACGCGTTCCGCCGTCGCGTCGTCGTCGCCTTCGTGCAACCATTCGATATAGCCGCTGCGTTGAATCAGTTGTTCCCACAATTCCGCAAGCGAGCACGTCGGCACTTCGGCGCGCAGTTCGTCGATCAGACGTCGGAATGTCATGACGCGCTCGCGCGTGCCGGCATTCAGGATGCGCAGCACTTCGCCGTCGCCCATGACGTCGTAGAGACTCCGCGCGGTGCGCGCCGCTTCGTCGGTCAAGCGGTCGAGCGTCGTCTTGCCGATCCCACGCGGCGGCGTATTGATGACACGCGCGATCCCGATCCCGTCGTGCGGATTCACCAGCAGCCGCAAATACGCCAGCAAGTCCTTCACTTCTTTCCGCTCGTAGAATCCGACGCCGCCGTAGATCTTGTACGGAATCCCGGTGTACCGCATCGCCTCTTCGTAAGGTCGCGATTGCGCGTTGGTCCGATAGAAGATCGCGACGTCGTGGTAACGTGCGCCGTTGCTGCGCGCCTTCGCGATTTGCCGCGTCACCCAGCCGGCTTCGTCCAAATCGGTGGCGTGCGCGCGCACTACGATCGGCGCGCCGACGGCGTTGTCGGTCCAGAGATCTTTCGGTCGTCGCTGCGAGTTGTGCCCAATGACGGCGTTCGCGGCCTGCAGGATGGTCTTCGTGGAACGATAATTCTGTTCCAGTCGGATCACCGCCGCTTGCGGATAGTCCTGTTCGAACGACAGGATGTTGCGAATATCGGCCCCGCGCCATCGGTACACAGAATTATGCACGACCATCCCTGCAGCCACATAATTACGCATATGGGGGATTGAGAGGTCATAGACCTTCCCCGTGTAGCTCACCGACTCCACCGATTCGACCGTATCCTCCACAACCTGATGCCCCTGCAGCACCGGCACGACCATACCAGGCTGTAAATGTGAGGCCGGAAGGAAATAAAATGCCTTTCCAGACGTCAATCGGGCACGAGAAACCACCGCTAAGTCACCAAGTGCGGCGATGTCACTCGCCAACGCATGTCCCGCTTCATAATCCTTGCGTGAAGTCTCAATACGCCAGGTCCCCTTTTTCCCCGTTCGCACTGGAAACCGGGTCGCTGCTAATTTCTTCAACTTCGGATCTGACGTAACCAACTGAATGCGATGATCGTGCCAACGACCGCTGTCGTAAGTCCGTCCATCACCGAACATCGTAAACCACACATACTGACGATGAATCGCACCACGGATCACAGCATAGGGCCGATGGTGGGGATAGCGCGGATCAAGGTCGAGATCGGACATCAACCGCTGTGCGGCGCTCTCCGTATCGACGGCGGCAAATAATTGATCGATATGTTGCTGACGGACCGCCAACCGACGACCACGGACAAAGAACACCATAGTCGGGATTCCATAACGAACGGAATATAACTGCTCATACATACGAATTTCACCGAGATCGGGAGACGCGCGCAGGATCCACATCGCATCTGCCACTTCTTGATTGGTCCGCACTTGAATCCCATTCAACAGCACGCCGTCTTTTGAAGTGCGAATGCCAGACGTCGTACCAATGCGATACCCGATCCCCCGTTTCCACATCAGATACACGTAATGCATGCCCGGCCGCGGCTCGAGCCGCCCAAAACAGAGATGATTCGGTGTCGCCTGGATCACCGCTCCAGAGTGGAGACGAATCCGACACAACGTACCGGTATAGGGACGCGACATGACCTTTTGAATCTTCGCGGTCGTCACCCTCCCTCCTCCGTGTCCCACCAACACTGCGTCGCCGGCACGCAATCGCTCTATCGGCTGCCATCCCTGCGGCGTGCGAATCGGCGTACCAGCCGGAAGACATTGATCAGGGTCTCCGACCACGCAGACGTTGTCGTGGGCGGCGCTGAGCAGACGGACGAGTTCGTATTGGGAGTGATTGGTATCTTGGTATTCGTCGATCAGCAAATAGCGGAAGCGCGATTGGTAACGCGCGAGCAGCTCCGGATGGGCGCGGAACATCCGCACCGGAAGCGCGATCAGGTCGGCGAAATCGACCGCGCGGGCGCGGCGCAAGGCCGCTTCGTAGAGTGTATAGACTTGAGCCAGCCGTTCGCCGTACGTCTCTTTCGCATGCGCGGCGACGTCGGCGGGGCTTAAGACCTGATCTTTGGCGCGCGCAATCTGGTTCAGAAACGAGCGTGCGGGAAATTTTTTGTCGTCGAGATTTAATGATTCGAGGATCTGGCGCAGCAGTTTCATTTGATCGTCGTCGTCGTAGACGACGAAATCGCGCGGCAGCTCGATGGCCGGCGCCTGTTCGCGCAGCAGTCGCAACCCTGCGGAGTGGAACGTCGTGATCCACATCCCCGCGATCGCGCCGACCAATCGTTCCACGCGCTCGCGCATCTCGCGGGCCGCCTTGTTGGTGAACGTAACGGCCAAGATCTCTTGCGGACGCGCCCGTCCGGTCGCGATGAGATACGCGAGCCGATGGGTCAGCACGCGCGTCTTGCCGCTGCCGGCGCCGGCAAGGATCAACAACGGCCCGTCGGCCTGCTCCACGGCCTGCCGTTGGGGGGGATTGAGATCGTTGAGTTGCATAATCGCTGGGTGACTGGTGGCTGGTGACTAGTGACTGGGGAACGGACTACGAGTCACCAGCCACTAACCACCAGTCACCAATCACCCTTTCATTCCACGGTCACACTCTTCGCCAAATTGCGCGGTTGGTCGACGTTCAGGCCGCGACCGTCGGCGACGTAGTACGCCAACAACTGCAACGGCAAGACGGTCAATGCCGGTTGCACGCGCGGCACCGCGGCCGGGATTGTGATCACTTGTGTGGCTAAGCGGCAGATCGCGGCGTCGCCTTCGGTTGCGATCGCGGTCAACGCCCCGCCGCGCGCTCGGATCTGTTCCAAATTGCTGATCACTTTGTCGTAATACGGGCCTTGCGGCACGATGCCGACGACTTGCATCGCGTCATCCACGAGCGCAATCGGGCCGTGCTTCATTTCTCCGGCGGGATAGCCTTCCGCGTGGGCATACGAAATCTCTTTCAGCTTGAGCGCTCCTTCTAATGCAATCGGATAATTCAATCCGCGCCCGAGGAACAGCCATTCGTCGGATTGCACCAACGCCTGCGCCACCGCCTGGCACTGCGGCGCGCGCTGCAACACGGTCTGCATTTGATGCGGCAGTGCCACCAACGTCGCGATTTCCGTTGCGATCGAAGCTGCCGGAAGCGCTTCTCGACGTTCGGCCAGCGCCAACGCCAACAAATGCAACACCACTAATTGCGTCGTGAATGCCTTCGTCGAAGCGACGCCGATCTCCGGACCGGCATAGGTGTACAACGCTGCATCGGCCAAGCGCGCGATCGAGGAATCGACGACGTTCGTCACGGCCCAAACGACCGCGCCTTTCTGTTTCGCCTCCAGCAATGCCGCCCGCGTGTCGGCCGTTTCACCGGATTGCGACACGGCGATGAATAGATCGCCGGGACCGATCAGCGGATCGCGATAACGGAATTCACTGGCCAAATCCGTCTCCACCGGAATGCGAGCAAGTTGTTCGATCAGGAACTTGCCAACCAGACATGCGTGGAACGCGGTCCCGCAGGCCACTAAGAAGACGCGCCGCCACGGCGCACCGCCGGTCAATAGCCCGTCGAGGTGCACGGCGCCCATCCCTGGCGTCACACGCCCTCGTAGCGTATCCGCGACCGCGCGCGGCTGTTCGTAAATCTCTTTCAACATGAAATCTTTGTAGCCCTCTTTTTCCGCCATTGCTGCCGACCACTGTACTTCGCGGATCGGGCGCTGCACTTCGCGCGCGTCTGCGTCGCGGATCGTGATCCCGTCGCGACGCACTTCCGCGATATCGCCGTCTTCCAATGCCGCAATACGGCGCGTGTGTTGAATGATGGCCGGGATATCGGCGGCGGCAAAATGCTCATCGTCGCCGAAACCCAGAATCAGTGGAACCTCTTTTTTCGCGCAATAGAAGCGATCCGTCACGCCGTCAATCACGAGGCAGAGCGCGTAGACCCCACGCAGTTGTTGCAGCGCCGCTTGCACGGCGGCCAACGGCGCGGCTCCGGCGGTGAGCGCTGCGTGCACTAAATGCGCGACAATCTCGGTGTCGGTCTCGCTGGTGAACGCGTGCCCCTGCGCGATCAAGCGCTCCCGCAGTTCCAAATAATTTTCGATGATCCCGTTATGCACGACAGCCACGCGGCCGAATTTATGCGGATGCGCGTTTTCGTCCGACGGCCGCCCGTGCGTGGCCCAGCGTGTGTGCCCGATGCCTAACGCGCCCGGCGGCGGTTCGCGTTGTACCAGTGCGGCCAAGCGATCGAGCTTCCCTTCACAGCGGACGATCCGCGTGGTGCCGCCGTTCATCACCGCGACGCCGGCCGAGTCGTAGCCGCGATATTCCAGCCGTCGTAATCCCTCGATCAAGATCGGACACGCCTCTCGCGACCCGATGTAGCCAACGATACCGCACATAAGCGAACTCCCTATTTCCGCTTCCAACCGCGCTTCACCACTTGGCGGCCGCGTGCGAGCGCCAGACTATGCGGCGGCACGTCGTCGGTAATCACCGAGCCGGCGCCGATCGTCGCCCCGTTCCCAATTCGGACCGGCGCGACGAACGCGGTATCGCTCCCGACGAACACGCCCTCGCCGATCGTCGTTTGATGTTTCGCCACGCCGTCGTAATTGCACGTGATCGTTCCACACCCGATGTTGGTCTTCGCCCCGATCGTCGCGTCGCCGAGATAGGTCAAGTGGTTCGCCTTCGCGCCGCATTTCAACCACGCCTTTTTCGTCTCGACGAAATTGCCGACGTGGACGTGCGCATCGAGCCGCGTCCCCGGGCGCAGCCGGGCAAACGGCCCGATGCGACAATCCGGGCCGACCACGGCGTCGTCAATCACGGAATACGGTAGTATTGCGACGCCGTCAGCCAGTTGCGCGTTCGTCAGCACCGCACCGTGGCCGATCACGCAGTTGCGGCCGATTCGCGTCGTCCCCGCCAACGTGACCGACGGCCCGATCACACTTTCTTCGCCGATCGTCACCGTGGCATCGACGTAGGCCGTCGCCGGATCGAGGAAACTGACGCCGCGCCGCATCCAGTCGTCGTTCAGTCGTCGCCGTAGGGACGCCGCGAGTGCGGCCAATTCGGCGCGCGAATTCACACCGGCGAACTCCGTGGCGTCCGACGCCGACACCGCGACGAGCGGCGTCCCCGCCGCTGCGGCCAGCGCCGCCAAGTCGGTCAGATAAAATTCACGTTGCGCATTGCCCCGCCCGATCCGCTTTAGTTGAGTAAATAGCCACCGCGCATCACAGCAATAAATGCCGGTGTTCACTTCGCGAATGGCCCGTGTGCCGGCATCCGCGTCGCGCTCTTCGACAATCGCATGCACCGATCCGCCCGTGGTCCGCACGACCCGCCCATAGCCGAACGGATCCGCCGGCGTCATCGTCAGCAATCCGCCGGGCGCCGCGCTGGCCGCCACGGCATCAACGAACGTCTGCAGCGTCTCCGCGCGCAGCAGCGGCACATCGCCGCAGAGGATCAGCACATGCCCCGCAAACCCGCGTAATGCCGTCGCGGCCGCTTGCACCGCATGCGCGGTCCCGAGCGGGTCGCGTTGCACAGCGATCTTCACGCCTCGCAACGCCTCGGGCAACGCCGCTGCCACGACGGATCGCGAATCGGGATTGAGCACCACGACCAACTGCGCCGGCCGCAACGCGCGCGCCGCCGCGAGGCCATACTGCAGCAGCGGCTGACCGGCGAGCGGGTGCAGGATCTTCGGCGTGGCGGACCGAAACCGCGTGCTCCGGCCGGCCGCTAACATGACCA is from Deltaproteobacteria bacterium and encodes:
- a CDS encoding D-alanyl-D-alanine carboxypeptidase; this translates as MGPFDKVLRISRQLWIVVVMGIVLHTTSAASEAEPAWVAQLTATLGNGALLVEDQSGRTVLDLHADETFVPASILKLATSACALLTLPNNYRFQTSFHYGTNGVLYVKGFGDPALTSEELAQAARGLRGRGVHDVRGIVLDDSFFAPHLAIDGQSASANPYDAQNSALLANFNTIFIRKAKNGQVVSAEPQTPITAMTLDLAKGLRAGTHRINVSRDSGKALLYVGHLLKAFFEHEGVAVAGEITAGRVPNGLAATYVHTSSQSLPHLIRALLENSNNLMTNQLFLTMGAQKFGPPATVEKGQAVMHECLKTQFGWRNFVVMEGSGLSKQNQVTAHQMMRLVRFFERYRDLVPMKEPPFQAKTGTLNGVSTLAGFFDTPSRHHYRFVLMLNAPGVGYWSKFKVAKLLYDGLSGTMLSKK
- the aroF gene encoding 3-deoxy-7-phosphoheptulonate synthase, whose translation is MIKEGSEEICQGFVSRWLTINASLRNQRAVGNAPYPLASREAQPQPTQIAVGAAGALVGRGAFFLAAGPCAVEDEAQLLQVAVAVKAAGANALRGGAFKPRTSPYDFQGLGEAGLRLLARAREVTGLPIITELLDPRDVGAVAEYADVIQIGSRNTQNYPLLKEVGRLNRPVLLKRGMSMTIQEWLLSAEYILAGGNPHVILCERGIRTFETATRHTLDLNAIPVLKELTHLPIIVDPSHGTGHAAYVPAMAKAATAAGADGLLIEVHPNPAAAASDGAQSLDLPAFTRLAEELAVLRGVGNKMRRRHACAPSD
- a CDS encoding UvrD-helicase domain-containing protein, whose product is MQLNDLNPPQRQAVEQADGPLLILAGAGSGKTRVLTHRLAYLIATGRARPQEILAVTFTNKAAREMRERVERLVGAIAGMWITTFHSAGLRLLREQAPAIELPRDFVVYDDDDQMKLLRQILESLNLDDKKFPARSFLNQIARAKDQVLSPADVAAHAKETYGERLAQVYTLYEAALRRARAVDFADLIALPVRMFRAHPELLARYQSRFRYLLIDEYQDTNHSQYELVRLLSAAHDNVCVVGDPDQCLPAGTPIRTPQGWQPIERLRAGDAVLVGHGGGRVTTAKIQKVMSRPYTGTLCRIRLHSGAVIQATPNHLCFGRLEPRPGMHYVYLMWKRGIGYRIGTTSGIRTSKDGVLLNGIQVRTNQEVADAMWILRASPDLGEIRMYEQLYSVRYGIPTMVFFVRGRRLAVRQQHIDQLFAAVDTESAAQRLMSDLDLDPRYPHHRPYAVIRGAIHRQYVWFTMFGDGRTYDSGRWHDHRIQLVTSDPKLKKLAATRFPVRTGKKGTWRIETSRKDYEAGHALASDIAALGDLAVVSRARLTSGKAFYFLPASHLQPGMVVPVLQGHQVVEDTVESVESVSYTGKVYDLSIPHMRNYVAAGMVVHNSVYRWRGADIRNILSFEQDYPQAAVIRLEQNYRSTKTILQAANAVIGHNSQRRPKDLWTDNAVGAPIVVRAHATDLDEAGWVTRQIAKARSNGARYHDVAIFYRTNAQSRPYEEAMRYTGIPYKIYGGVGFYERKEVKDLLAYLRLLVNPHDGIGIARVINTPPRGIGKTTLDRLTDEAARTARSLYDVMGDGEVLRILNAGTRERVMTFRRLIDELRAEVPTCSLAELWEQLIQRSGYIEWLHEGDDDATAERVAHLEELGRALAESAYDPTVEATPLQQFLDQVSLVSDVDGLENEGGAVHCMTLHLAKGLEFPIVFVVGMEEGLFPHARSFDDPDELEEERRLCYVGMTRAREQLYLCHAERRRLYGREQYNVPSRFLEELPEGAVTSDSKRVTGDSWLVAGARTASHQSRIRHQPHSGVEGEAPSGFAGGGGDVSPCYDQRSPEEQAATLRIGTHVMHPLFGSGVIRKIEGQGAAQKVMVQFDRAGLKTLMVQYANLQIVG
- a CDS encoding type II toxin-antitoxin system prevent-host-death family antitoxin, which translates into the protein MSTINISSLKNQLSAVLRRVRRGEEVLVMDRDRPVARLSPARHHGVPGDDAAFLAELERRGVITPAARRRPTRQWIEQRILKGVKGGAVRALLAEREEGL
- a CDS encoding ATP-binding protein; the encoded protein is MFSRYITIKHDYSFFFFGPRGSGKSTYLRQTFGSRPQTLWIDLLDPDEEALFQVDPNELTRRCQPLPAGTWVVIDEVQKVPRLLNLVHKLIEERSLYFALSGSSARKLRRGGANLLAGRAFVNHLYPFTAQELAGHFDLHRAMAWGTLPKVWSFDEDALKKNFLQAYAHTYLKEEIQAEQIVRNLPTFRKFIEVAAQMNGQPINCSKVAREVRTDHTVVRTYFEILEDTLLGFHVSAYAHSLRRQQRQAQKFYFIDCGMLRALQKTLDLPVRPKTYEYGRLFEQFVISECFKHCQYRARDETLQYLRTKDGVEVDLIISRPGKATLFIEIKSTDQIMEQDCSSLARITSGLDDSTALVVSQDPHRKTIGHVQVFPWQEFFTAFLGDRL